A genome region from Campylobacter concisus includes the following:
- a CDS encoding anaerobic ribonucleoside triphosphate reductase (Catalyzes the reduction of nucleoside 5'-triphosphates to 2'-deoxynucleoside 5'-triphosphates): protein MREILKRDGTRQEFVAYKIVDAIKKAFASENLAYDEKVFTNVVQDIFQKSSAITVEDIQDAIEKELFNSGYFDVLKSFMLYRHTHKLQREQILGLNDDTTYINSTQTINEYINGTDWRISANSNTSYSNAGLINNTAGKVIANYWLDAVYSKEEGLAHRNGDYHIHDLDCLTGYCAGWSLRALLNEGFNGVRGRVESKAPKHFREALYQMANFLGILQSEWAGAQAFSSFDTYLAPYVFKDDLSDAEIKKAITSFIFNLNVPARWGQSPFTNVTIDITCPSDLRDQIPTSDDIHLFTNVKDEKILKKANERGRKNLIDMTYKDFEPEMARIDKAFYEVLTAGDKCSQPFTFPIPTVNITEDFDWDSEVADVLFENTAKMGSSYFQNFIGSQYTYDENGNKIENEKAYKPGHVRSMCCRLQLDLRELLKRGGGLFGSAEMTGSIGVVTINLARLGYNFKGDKVALYNRLSYLLELAKSTLEKKRKFIQEMYDRGLYPYTARYLKHFNNHFSTIGINGMNELLRNFTNDKENISTKFGRDFAIEMVEFLRDKIRTFQEETGNLYNLEATPAEGTTYRFAKEDKKRYPDIIQAGGGENIYYTNSTQLPANFTDDAYEALDLQDELQTSYTGGTVFHLYMKERISSAKACKELVKSIISNYKLPYITITPVFSVCAKHGYIAGEHEFCPLCDAELIEKEKNNSK, encoded by the coding sequence ATGCGTGAGATTTTGAAGAGAGATGGTACAAGACAAGAATTTGTAGCATATAAGATAGTGGATGCGATAAAAAAAGCATTTGCTAGCGAAAATTTAGCTTATGATGAGAAAGTTTTTACAAATGTTGTCCAAGATATCTTTCAAAAGTCAAGCGCGATAACAGTCGAAGACATCCAAGATGCGATCGAAAAAGAGCTATTTAATAGCGGATATTTTGACGTTTTAAAAAGCTTTATGCTCTACCGCCACACACACAAGCTTCAGCGTGAGCAAATTTTAGGCCTAAATGACGATACGACTTACATAAATTCAACTCAAACGATAAATGAGTATATAAACGGCACTGATTGGAGAATTTCTGCAAACTCAAATACAAGCTACTCAAATGCAGGCCTCATCAACAACACCGCTGGTAAAGTCATAGCAAACTACTGGCTAGACGCTGTTTATAGCAAAGAAGAGGGACTTGCTCATAGAAATGGCGATTATCACATCCACGACCTTGACTGCCTTACAGGGTATTGTGCTGGCTGGAGCTTGCGAGCATTGCTAAATGAAGGCTTTAACGGCGTTCGTGGCAGAGTTGAGAGCAAAGCGCCAAAGCACTTTAGAGAAGCGCTTTATCAAATGGCAAATTTCTTAGGAATTTTGCAAAGCGAGTGGGCGGGTGCTCAAGCTTTTTCTAGCTTTGACACTTACCTTGCACCTTATGTTTTCAAAGATGATCTAAGTGACGCTGAGATCAAAAAGGCGATAACTAGCTTTATTTTCAACCTAAATGTGCCTGCACGCTGGGGACAAAGTCCATTTACAAACGTAACTATCGACATCACTTGCCCAAGCGACCTAAGAGATCAGATCCCAACGAGCGATGATATACACCTCTTTACAAATGTAAAAGATGAGAAAATTTTGAAAAAAGCAAACGAGCGTGGCAGGAAAAATTTGATCGATATGACCTACAAGGACTTTGAACCTGAGATGGCACGCATAGATAAGGCATTTTACGAGGTTTTAACAGCTGGCGATAAGTGCTCGCAGCCTTTCACATTTCCTATACCAACGGTAAATATCACAGAGGATTTTGACTGGGATAGCGAAGTAGCGGATGTACTCTTTGAAAATACTGCCAAAATGGGCTCAAGCTACTTTCAAAATTTTATCGGCTCACAATACACTTATGACGAAAATGGCAATAAGATAGAAAACGAAAAAGCCTACAAACCAGGACATGTTCGCTCTATGTGCTGCCGCTTACAGCTTGATCTAAGAGAGCTTTTAAAACGAGGTGGTGGTCTTTTTGGTAGTGCTGAGATGACAGGCTCGATCGGTGTTGTCACTATAAATTTAGCTCGCCTAGGCTACAACTTCAAAGGTGATAAAGTCGCACTTTATAACAGGCTGAGTTATCTTTTGGAGCTAGCTAAATCAACCCTAGAGAAAAAGCGTAAATTTATACAAGAGATGTATGACAGAGGACTTTATCCTTATACGGCTAGATATCTAAAGCACTTTAATAACCACTTTAGCACGATTGGTATAAATGGTATGAACGAACTTCTTAGAAATTTCACAAATGATAAAGAGAATATCTCAACAAAATTTGGACGTGATTTTGCTATTGAGATGGTTGAGTTTTTACGCGACAAGATAAGGACATTTCAAGAAGAGACTGGAAATTTATATAACCTTGAGGCAACACCAGCTGAAGGCACAACATACCGCTTTGCTAAAGAGGATAAAAAACGCTATCCAGACATTATCCAAGCAGGTGGTGGGGAGAATATTTACTACACAAACTCAACCCAGCTACCTGCAAATTTTACAGATGACGCTTACGAGGCACTTGATTTGCAAGATGAGCTTCAAACCTCATATACTGGTGGTACAGTCTTTCACCTTTATATGAAAGAGCGCATAAGCTCAGCCAAAGCTTGCAAGGAGCTTGTAAAGAGCATAATCTCAAACTACAAACTCCCATATATCACGATAACGCCAGTATTTAGCGTTTGTGCAAAACACGGATACATAGCTGGAGAACATGAGTTTTGTCCGCTTTGTGATGCAGAATTGATAGAAAAAGAGAAAAATAATTCCAAATAA
- a CDS encoding anaerobic ribonucleoside-triphosphate reductase activating protein: MQKIFSITPFTTLDYPDKVAAVVWFAGCNMRCVYCYNVEVVNSNGTISMDDVCSFLDRRIGKLNGIVFSGGECTANPLFLKLAKEVKSRNFCLKVDTNGSHIEILKEAIGEGLIDYIALDFKAPKEKFTGITDSNLYEKFISTLKYLLEINFDFEVRTTVHADFLDEADISLMSEILYGLGYRGNYYLQKFLSTGENFGNLVDAKSSFDPKKIISKLPIKLRNF, translated from the coding sequence TTGCAAAAAATCTTTAGTATAACGCCATTTACTACGCTTGACTATCCAGACAAAGTCGCTGCCGTGGTTTGGTTTGCAGGCTGTAATATGCGGTGCGTATACTGCTACAACGTGGAAGTCGTAAACTCAAATGGCACTATAAGCATGGATGATGTTTGCAGCTTTTTAGATCGTCGTATCGGCAAGCTAAATGGCATCGTTTTTAGTGGTGGCGAATGCACAGCAAATCCTTTGTTTTTAAAACTTGCAAAAGAGGTTAAGTCAAGAAATTTTTGCTTAAAGGTCGATACAAATGGCTCTCATATTGAGATTTTAAAAGAGGCGATAGGCGAAGGGCTGATTGACTATATTGCACTTGATTTTAAAGCACCAAAAGAGAAATTTACGGGCATAACTGACTCAAATTTATATGAAAAATTTATTAGCACGCTAAAATATCTGCTTGAGATAAATTTTGATTTTGAAGTAAGAACAACCGTGCATGCAGATTTTTTAGATGAAGCAGATATTTCTTTGATGTCTGAAATTCTTTATGGCCTTGGATATAGAGGCAATTATTATTTGCAAAAATTCCTTAGCACAGGTGAAAATTTTGGAAATTTGGTTGATGCTAAAAGTAGCTTTGATCCGAAAAAAATCATCTCAAAACTTCCTATCAAACTAAGAAATTTTTAA